The DNA window GTGGACCCCCTTAAGGAAGTTCCTCCCATCAAGGAGACCGAAGGTTTTGTGCACAAGGTGATGCAATATTTTAATGGCTACTGATCTTATCCATGGAAGGTGTTATGAAGCCCCTTGAACTGCTGTCTGCGAAGTTTTGGACCTCCCCCAACCACCTGACCCTCTTCAGGATTGCCAGCATACCTGTGCTCATTGTCTTGCTTTTGTTTGCCAACAAGGTGTGCGCATTTCTGGCTGCTATCGTCTTTTCTGCAGCGTCCGTGACCGATCTCCTTGACGGATTGCTGGCCCGACAGCGTGGTCTTGAGTCAACACTGGGTAAGTTCTTGGATCCTCTGGCGGACAAGCTGCTGATTTCGGCCGCCCTGATCATGCTTGTCCCTCACGGCCGGGTGCCCGCCTGGGTGGTGTGCGTCATTATCGGAAGAGAGATCGCGGTGACAGGAATTCGCGCCATCTTGTCCGAAAAGGGAATCGTGATGGAGGCTGGAGAACTCGGGAAATACAAGACAGGCTTTCAGATCGCGGCCATTATTCCCCTATTGTTTCATTACTCTTATTTCAATATCGATTTTCATGCCGTGGGGTCTCTATTTCTGTGGATAGCCCTGATATTGACCGTGTGGTCAGGAACAAGGTATTTCCTAAGGTTTCAAAAGGCTATTCGGGAATAGGGAAAGTTTTTGTTGACAACACCAGAAAAAAAAATCTAAA is part of the Deltaproteobacteria bacterium genome and encodes:
- the pgsA gene encoding CDP-diacylglycerol--glycerol-3-phosphate 3-phosphatidyltransferase; the protein is MKPLELLSAKFWTSPNHLTLFRIASIPVLIVLLLFANKVCAFLAAIVFSAASVTDLLDGLLARQRGLESTLGKFLDPLADKLLISAALIMLVPHGRVPAWVVCVIIGREIAVTGIRAILSEKGIVMEAGELGKYKTGFQIAAIIPLLFHYSYFNIDFHAVGSLFLWIALILTVWSGTRYFLRFQKAIRE